The genomic region GCTGTTTTCTGTAATTGCATtctctatttttttaattatttttcgaGCACTGGGCATGTGCAGTAGAGCTACCCACAGAGTTCATGAAGCCAATAGAATGATTACAGTTAATAagggtgtttttaatttttaagaGTAAGATTTTACATTTCACTCCACTGCAACTAATTGTCTTCTATTATTTCACAGTGTATGAGGCCGGTAAAGCAGTGAAGAAAGGCTATCCCAACAACTATGCTCTCACCCAATACGCTCCCACCCAATACGCTCCCAGTATGTATGCTCAGCCAGCGTACGGTGGTCCGATGCAGCCTTCGATGCCCATGCTTCCTCTTCCCAATGGAGCCGGACCCCCGCCTCAACACAACGGTTACGGTCGGGATTACGACGGTGCCAGCTCAGGTGAGAATTACTGAACTATACTAAAAAAGGCCTGATGAATCATTTCTATCATCCACCCAGCACTCATCCATTATCCAGAGAACCAGTTTAACTGAAAACCCAAGTTTCCTAAAATCCTACTTTCAAAATAGttcaataattaaaaaggaCTCTGTTTTATTTGTGCAGTTGGACAGGGCTCCCAGGTGCCTTTGCTGCATGAACAAGATGGGGGAGGGGACCGCAGTGGGTACCGTATCCAGGTGGACCCTGATGGGAACGCCACACGTGCCATTTACTACATGGAGCGGGAACTGGCCAAACTGGACCCATCCAGACCAAACTTCAACCGCAGTGAGTGACCGATCCCTTCACACTCTTCACATCCCAGTAACAAGCTGCACCACAGATTactgtggagagaaataaagactTAATGACTCTAGTGCCTTTTAGATAGCTCCTTAGTTTAATGTTCCTTCAACCAGAcaccatttattttattcttatcttctctgcttctttctttcttctttcagtgGACAATATGAGTGAAGTCACTTCCCTGCACGATAGCGTGGAGGCTCGAGGCCGTGGCGGTCGATCCCAGCCGCCACCTCTGGCCACGGTGTACGACCGTGATGAAGCCATGAGCACCATCAGCAGTGTTTCACAGCAAGGCCGTCACCGGGATGACTACCCACGGCACGGTGGAGGCTACATGGGGGATCGAACACGTGCCCGCTCCATGGAGAACCTCGACGACATCGGGCGCCGCTACAACCGAGACAACCACTCCCCCCACCGTGAtcccagaggaaggagagggtgagTCATACGTCCCAGATCTTCTCATTACCACCTTTTTAAGTTCATTTTTTGATTCAGCATAATAAATGATAGAGGGAATTCAGTTTGACCTGTTGTCCTGATAGAACAAGACCTCTGTATTATCAGCATCACCTTATTTACAGCATGTTCTCTAGAAACGACCTGAACTTCTTCCATGTTTCATTCGAACAGCAAAGGATGTTTGTGAACGCAGTCATGTTGAGGgagtttgtccttttttccCTTCAACTGGCTTGATGAGTCAGCTAAATAGCAGCTAAATAGAGAGCTCTGGTATATTTTAAATCAACTGTAACTTGTCTTAATCTCGATTCGGTAGCAGATCAAATGACACGGTAGCCCTGGTATCTTCTGTTTCCTCTAAATGTGCTGCCTTGTCTCTGCAGTTCGGATGATGAGTGGAGCACCAGTGCtcgcggcggcggcggcggcggcggctacGACCGTGTCCCTGATGACCGCAGGCGTCGCGACTACTCCCCTGAAGATCGGCGAAGAGGACAGGGAGGAGCCCCCAGTGACCTCTCTGGGAAACGCAGCCGCAGCCGCGATGATCTGATGGACATGGAGAGGGATCGGCGGTACGCTGGTGGAGCCAGGGGCGGTCGGGACGATTACGATGACGGCTTATTGCGAGAGGCTatggagaggaagaagatgggCGAGCAGCAGCGGACACGCAGCCGGGAACACCTGGACAGCGAGAGTGACCGCTCGGACCGGGGCAGGGCACCTCGCgggcctccagctcttcctctgaTCCCGCCCTCTGGATACCCTGGTCGCCGTGATGACtaccctgctcctccacctccaccttacAGCGATGAGGAGAGTGTGTCCTCTTCAAGGAAAACCAACCTCCGTAAGGTGAGTCACAGCGAAGAGAAGagaataaacacatttcattcaAGAAAACTGTATCAGA from Pleuronectes platessa chromosome 10, fPlePla1.1, whole genome shotgun sequence harbors:
- the lsr gene encoding lipolysis-stimulated lipoprotein receptor isoform X1 yields the protein MFWTVIIAALMATESTMAINVKCPTKRYIAILFQPVILTCNFDTSATQPPVITWKYKSYCRDPIAAAMNPNSAENLLTQNNPNYDPNIECADSQRTVRIVASKQGNAVTLGSEYQGRKISILNNADLNLAQTAWGDSGVYVCSVISSQDLTGNGEDYTELIVLERKSNNSDLLPGIELLVMEDWLLVLLVVLGFLLLLLLIGICWCQCCPHTCCCYISCPCCPDRCCCPRALYEAGKAVKKGYPNNYALTQYAPTQYAPSMYAQPAYGGPMQPSMPMLPLPNGAGPPPQHNGYGRDYDGASSVGQGSQVPLLHEQDGGGDRSGYRIQVDPDGNATRAIYYMERELAKLDPSRPNFNRMDNMSEVTSLHDSVEARGRGGRSQPPPLATVYDRDEAMSTISSVSQQGRHRDDYPRHGGGYMGDRTRARSMENLDDIGRRYNRDNHSPHRDPRGRRGSDDEWSTSARGGGGGGGYDRVPDDRRRRDYSPEDRRRGQGGAPSDLSGKRSRSRDDLMDMERDRRYAGGARGGRDDYDDGLLREAMERKKMGEQQRTRSREHLDSESDRSDRGRAPRGPPALPLIPPSGYPGRRDDYPAPPPPPYSDEESVSSSRKTNLRKNGAVSRESLVV
- the lsr gene encoding lipolysis-stimulated lipoprotein receptor isoform X2 codes for the protein MFWTVIIAALMATESTMAINVKCPTKRYIAILFQPVILTCNFDTSATQPPVITWKYKSYCRDPIAAAMNPNSAENLLTQNNPNYDPNIECADSQRTVRIVASKQGNAVTLGSEYQGRKISILNNADLNLAQTAWGDSGVYVCSVISSQDLTGNGEDYTELIVLDWLLVLLVVLGFLLLLLLIGICWCQCCPHTCCCYISCPCCPDRCCCPRALYEAGKAVKKGYPNNYALTQYAPTQYAPSMYAQPAYGGPMQPSMPMLPLPNGAGPPPQHNGYGRDYDGASSVGQGSQVPLLHEQDGGGDRSGYRIQVDPDGNATRAIYYMERELAKLDPSRPNFNRMDNMSEVTSLHDSVEARGRGGRSQPPPLATVYDRDEAMSTISSVSQQGRHRDDYPRHGGGYMGDRTRARSMENLDDIGRRYNRDNHSPHRDPRGRRGSDDEWSTSARGGGGGGGYDRVPDDRRRRDYSPEDRRRGQGGAPSDLSGKRSRSRDDLMDMERDRRYAGGARGGRDDYDDGLLREAMERKKMGEQQRTRSREHLDSESDRSDRGRAPRGPPALPLIPPSGYPGRRDDYPAPPPPPYSDEESVSSSRKTNLRKNGAVSRESLVV